The Drosophila innubila isolate TH190305 chromosome 3R unlocalized genomic scaffold, UK_Dinn_1.0 2_E_3R, whole genome shotgun sequence genome has a segment encoding these proteins:
- the LOC117792896 gene encoding aldo-keto reductase family 4 member C10: protein MANTQFLTLNNGEKMPIIGIGTWQASDEEIETAIDQALEAGYRHIDTAPVYGNEQAIGRVLKRWLDAGKVKREELFIVTKLPPIANRPHEVEPTIKKSLADLQLDYVDMYLIHTPFTVFINEDGSFKVDEEGLMIPDVSTDHAATWLEMEKLVANGLTKSIGISNFSKEQVARLLKNCKIPPATNQIEHHVYLQQRDLVDFCKSKNVVITAYAPLGSKGIAKFNAGANLVRDLPDLMDIPEVKEMAASHGKTPAQVLLRWIIETGNVAIPKSTNPDRLKQNFNVFDFKLTEEEVAKLSALDKNIRVCDFAFFHGIERHPEFTFKNQYTN from the exons atggcTAACACACAGTTCTTGACACTCAACAATGGTGAGAAAATGCCAatcattggcattggcacATGGCAG GCCTCCGATGAGGAAATCGAAACCGCAATTGATCAAGCTTTGGAGGCGGGTTATAGACACATCGACACGGCGCCAGTTTATGGCAATGAGCAGGCAATTGGACGTGTCCTCAAGCGTTGGCTGGATGCCGGCAAAGTGAAGCGAGAAGAGCTGTTCATTGTGACCAAGCTGCCACCGATTG CTAATCGCCCCCATGAAGTGGAACCAACTATTAAGAAATCATTGGCCGATCTGCAGCTGGACTATGTGGACATGTACCTCATCCATACCCCATTCACAGTGTTTATCAATGAGGATGGCAGCTTTAAGGTGGATGAGGAAGGTCTCATGATCCCCGATGTATCAACCGATCATGCTGCCACTTGGCTGGAGATGGAGAAGCTCGTGGCGAATGGTTTAACCAAGTCCATTGGCATCTCCAACTTCAGCAAGGAGCAAGTGGCGCGTCTCTTGAAGAATTGCAAAATTCCACCAGCAACTAATCAAATTGAACATCATGTTTATTTGCAACAACGGGATCTGGTTGATTTCTGCAAGTCGAAGAACGTGGTTATAACGGCTTATGCTCCTTTGGGCTCCAAGGGAATTGCCAAGTTCAATGCTGGCGCTAATCTTGTACGCGATTTGCCCGATTTAATGGATATTCCCGAGGTGAAGGAGATGGCGGCATCACATGGCAAGACACCTGCCCAGGTGCTGCTCCGTTGGATCATCGAAACTGGCAATGTGGCCATTCCAAAGAGCACAAATCCCGATCGCTTAAAGCAAAATTTCAATGTCTTCGACTTTAAGCTGACGGAGGAGGAAGTGGCCAAGCTATCTGCGCTGGACAAGAACATACGCGTCTGTGACTTTGCCTTTTTCCACGG TATCGAACGTCATCCCGAGTTCACATTCAAAAATCAATACACCAACTAA
- the LOC117792895 gene encoding tRNA dimethylallyltransferase — MLRKVPLIVILGSTGTGKTKLSLQLAERFGGEIISADSMQVYTNLDIATAKATKEEQLRAKHHLLDVATPAEPFTVTHFRNAALPIIEQLLAKSKPPIVVGGTNYYIESLLWDILVNTQEQQIMGVADQQLTTEQMFDMTTLELHQHLSSIDASSANRIHPNNRRKIERAIEVFQSTGQTLTAKLMEQRQQPGGNRLGGPLRYPHTILLWLRCQQDVLNNRLDGRVDGMLQQGLLKELRQFHNSYADVTVQAYTKGVLQTIGYKEFVPYLLKYKQEQDDSLQEYLQTHQYQLPTKQQLLTMEGELAESLQLLSSCCDELKLVTRRYSKKQLKWINNRFLASKDRQVPDLYELDTSDVNSWQDCVYKKAESIIESYRLDEITEIAPMPKRIHPGAGLNEETSNFCGICERHFIGEYQWELHLKSNKHKRRRESKRRKEREASEGEKRVKMELKTATKTETGTETVATQIQSPEDRGADGAEDEGTSISNSDPNRS, encoded by the coding sequence ATGTTACGCAAAGTGCCGCTAATAGTCATACTAGGCTCAACGGGCACTGGAAAGACGAAACTATCGCTTCAACTTGCTGAACGCTTTGGCGGCGAAATAATTAGTGCAGATTCCATGCAAGTCTATACAAATCTGGACATAGCGACAGCGAAGGCAACAAAGGAGGAACAGTTAAGGGCCAAGCATCATCTGTTGGATGTGGCAACGCCAGCGGAGCCCTTTACAGTGACACATTTTCGCAATGCAGCATTGCCAATAATTGAACAGCTGTTGGCCAAGTCGAAACCGCCAATTGTGGTTGGCGGCACGAATTACTACATTGAATCCCTGCTGTGGGACATACTGGTGAATACCCAGGAGCAGCAGATAATGGGAGTAGCTGATCAACAGTTGACAACTGAGCAAATGTTCGACATGACAACATTGGAGCTGCATCAACATCTGAGCAGCATCGACGCCAGCAGCGCCAATCGAATTCATCCCAACAATCGTCGCAAGATCGAGCGTGCCATTGAAGTATTCCAAAGCACCGGGCAGACCTTGACAGCCAAGTTAATGGAGCAACGTCAGCAGCCAGGTGGCAATCGTCTTGGCGGTCCACTACGTTATCCACATACGATTCTCCTCTGGCTGCGTTGTCAGCAGGATGTGTTGAATAATCGTCTGGATGGACGTGTGGATGGCATGTTGCAACAGGGTCTGCTTAAGGAGCTGCGACAGTTCCACAACAGCTACGCGGATGTCACAGTGCAGGCGTATACCAAAGGTGTGCTCCAAACCATTGGCTACAAGGAGTTTGTGCCGTATTTGCTAAAATACAAACAAGAGCAGGATGACAGCTTACAGGAGTATCTTCAAACTCATCAATATCAGTTGCCCACCAAGCAACAACTCCTGACTATGGAAGGAGAACTTGCGGAAAGTCTTCAATTGCTTAGCAGCTGCTGTGATGAACTCAAGCTGGTGACGCGTCGCTACTCCAAGAAGCAGCTCAAGTGGATCAACAATCGCTTTCTGGCCAGCAAAGATCGTCAAGTGCCCGATCTCTATGAGTTGGACACGAGCGATGTGAATTCCTGGCAAGATTGCGTATACAAAAAGGCTGAAAGCATTATTGAGAGCTATCGACTGGACGAGATTACTGAGATTGCGCCCATGCCAAAGCGTATACATCCTGGCGCCGGTCTAAATGAGGAGACGAGCAACTTTTGTGGCATTTGTGAGCGTCATTTCATAGGCGAATATCAGTGGGAATTGCATTTGAAGTCAAATAAGCACAAGCGACGCAGGGAATCAAAGAGACGCAAGGAAAGAGAGGCATCAGAAGGGGAGAAGAGAGTGAAGATGGAACTGAAGACAGCAACGAAGACGGAGACGGGAACTGAGACGGTTGCAACTCAGATTCAAAGCCCTGAAGATAGAGGAGCAGATGGAGCAGAAGACGAGGGCACATCAATCTCAAATTCAGACCCCAATCGAAGCTGA
- the LOC117792894 gene encoding bifunctional purine biosynthesis protein PURH → MASKKIALLSVSDKTGLLELGKNLSALGFELVASGGTATSLRGAGLVVKDVSDITGAPEMLGGRVKTLHPAVHAGILSRTTNSDLADMKQQHYDLIQLVVCNLYPFASTIAKPDVTVADAVENIDIGGVTLLRAAAKNHQRVTVICEAVDYARVLAEIAAKGDTTPETRQALALKAFTHTASYDEAISDYFRKQYGAGSSQLTLRYGMNPHQKPAQLYTQLAQLPLRVLNASPGFINLCDALNGWQLVRELKQALKLPAATSFKHVSPAGAAVGVPLSPEQAKLCMVDDLYEQLTPMATAYARARGADRMSSFGDFVALSDVCDVLTARIISREVSDGIIAAGYEPEALEILKKKKNGSYCILQMDPNYEPSAVERKTIFGLTLEQKRNDAVIDASLFSNVVSKRTPMPEAAVRDLIVATIALKYTQSNSVCYARDGQVIGIGAGQQSRIHCTRLAGEKADNWWLRQHPNVAGMKFKAGVKRAEISNAIDNYVNGTVGKDMPITQFQSMFDKAPEQLTTQQKLDWLKQLNGVALGSDAFFPFRDNIDRARLSGVSYIASPAGSTNDAGVIAACDEHGIIMAHTNLRLFHH, encoded by the exons ATGGCAAGCAAGAAAATAG CACTTTTGAGTGTCTCGGACAAGACGGGTTTGCTGGAGCTGGGCAAGAATCTGTCCGCCTTGGGCTTTGAGCTGGTGGCCAGCGGCGGCACAGCCACATCCCTACGTGGAGCTGGTCTCGTCGTCAAGGATGTCTCTGACATTACGGGTGCCCCAGAGATGCTGGGCGGACGTGTGAAGACACTTCATCCGGCTGTCCATGCGGGCATCTTATCGCGCACTACAAACAGCGATCTGGCGGACATGAAGCAACAACATTATGATCTTATCCAACTCGTTGTCTGCAATCTGTATCCATTTGCCAGCACAATTGCCAAACCGGATGTCACAGTCGCCGATGCTGTGGAGAATATCGATATTGGAGGCGTCACATTGTTGCGTGCTGCGGCCAAGAATCATCAACGTGTCACGGTCATCTGTGAGGCCGTCGATTATGCCCGCGTGCTGGCCGAGATCGCTGCCAAGGGGGACACCACACCGGAGACTCGCCAGGCGTTGGCTCTGAAGGCTTTCACCCACACGGCCAGCTATGATGAAGCCATCTCCGATTACTTTAGAAAGCAATATGGAGCTGGCTCTTCCCAGTTGACTTTACGCTATGGCATGAATCCTCACCAGAAGCCGGCGCAACTCTACACACAGTTGGCTCAGTTGCCTTTGCGTGTGTTGAATGCTTCGCCGGGATTCATAAATCTGTGCGATGCCCTCAATGGCTGGCAATTAGTCAGGGAACTGAAGCAAGCTCTCAAGTTGCCGGCGGCAACGAGTTTCAAGCATGTGTCGCCAGCTGGCGCTGCTGTGGGTGTGCCACTCAGTCCGGAGCAGGCAAAGCTCTGCATGGTCGATGATTTGTATGAGCAACTGACGCCAATGGCCACGGCTTATGCCCGAGCTCGTGGCGCCGACAGAATGAGCTCCTTTGGTGACTTTGTGGCACTTTCCGATGTCTGCGATGTGCTCACAGCGAGAATCATCTCCCGTGAGGTCTCCGATGGCATAATTGCCGCTGGTTACGAGCCCGAGGCCTTGGAGATTctcaagaagaagaaaaatggCAGCTATTGCATTTTACAG atGGATCCCAACTACGAACCCAGTGCTGTGGAGCGTAAGACCATCTTTGGCTTGACTTTGGAGCAGAAACGTAATGATGCCGTCATCGATGCCAGTTTGTTCTCCAATGTGGTCAGCAAGCGTACTCCAATGCCCGAGGCTGCAGTGCGTGATCTCATTGTGGCCACAATTGCCCTCAAGTATACGCAGAGCAACTCCGTTTGCTATGCCCGAGATGGCCAGGTGATTGGCATTGGCGCTGGCCAACAATCGCGCATCCATTGCACACGTTTGGCCGGCGAGAAGGCTGACAATTGGTGGCTTCGCCAGCATCCCAATGTGGCAGGCATGAAGTTCAAGGCGGGCGTAAAGCGTGCCGAGATTTCCAATGCCATTGACAATTATGTGAATGGCACCGTTGGCAAGGACATGCCCATCACACAGTTCCAGAGCAT GTTCGATAAGGCGCCGGAGCAGCTGACAACGCAGCAGAAACTCGACTGGCTCAAGCAATTGAATGGCGTCGCTCTCGGCTCAGATGCCTTCTTCCCCTTCCGCGACAACATTGATCGCGCTAGATTG AGCGGCGTCTCGTACATTGCCAGTCCAGCTGGATCCACAAACGATGCGGGCGTCATTGCGGCCTGTGATGAGCACGGCATCATCATGGCACACACCAATCTGCGTCTGTTCCATCATTAA
- the LOC117792893 gene encoding ATP-binding cassette sub-family G member 8 — translation MELSNFSNKKMSREERRYSVPHGPNTPLPPAASEDLHAWSIYRQNLNSDFTDSALGSSDKSPLPYGNFQLRDTTVQSILNHPRYGPKSPLGSNMYTYLKFGLPRVFPPNAGSQRTHRPGPGPGPGAGGSSALGGVRGRVNRGFRDSSGAPAGAGSSGYDSSDNETTRSRVPPNLRKYRSESDFRAITGMGMAMAHSRPESRAQGGVPSAALRQANSRASIAVGQHHHHLQQQQQQQQQQQYMTNGKHYGHRSHSEADLLGAGMVGDGGLGYDYGESRIYGSTRHVQQSYGRKQSSMGLIYPNIQVHCLDVSPSLHGVSLQAKAGDLFAIMATSQREGSALAECLAGLRERLGGEILINGQQVNRRGLRELCSYVPALEVSSLDPRMSVQCTLNFHAALRGPLDRSDLKERMDVLIEDLGLNTVRASNVSTLTHSEKQRLSVACQLLAQSSLLILDQVTSNMDIFDTFFLVEYLRQWCSGGRIVIMTLQPPTFEILSMCSGVLLLSGGRTVFSGSRADLPRHMGDLGYPCPPFKNPADYYLDLVTLDDLSAAAMLESSARIESLANAWDQFNSEPPLAAPPASLPNFTLKAGFFGQAKALIKRFAGYKQPGSLLTWISKLIAAAVLSLCIGCIFWDVPASDPQLSYNDRFGYHHCVMVLAYWPLVMLTIRDTQEDRRHAERDIRLGLYSRSLYIIVQSLLGLFPSLCIWLAYLLPAHSMAGLYTYSNSSDTGIYLYMGHMLLYLTVIQTLALFCAHLLPCKASASLVNGLISLALATVGGYLVHPRHLSKFWSWLQLVSPQRWLLPVLVQDEYSAETLANSAGLQLCRNKQVQHQEIIVQQPCPPPNGSQVLSDFQLLPTQHVLDPSASYDQTTSVALVLASVVLFCLTFIIFVCNCRGACRKRRSRRY, via the exons ATGGAGCTAAGCAATTTTTCCAACAAGAAAATGTCACGCGAGGAGCGACGGTATTCAGTGCCTCATGGTCCAAATACTCCATTGCCACCAGCGGCATCCGAAGATCTTCATGCCTGGTCCATTTATAG ACAAAATCTAAACTCTGACTTCACCGATTCGGCGCTGGGCTCCTCAGACAAATCACCGCTGCCATATGGAAATTTCCAGCTACGCGACACAACAGTTCAATCAATCTTAAATCATCCGCGCTACGGACCCAA ATCCCCACTGGGCTCGAATATGTACACATATCTAAAGTTCGGACTGCCGCGCGTCTTTCCGCCCAATGCCGGCTCACAGCGGACACATCGGCCGGGTCCAGGACCTGGACCAGGTGCTGGAGGCTCCTCAGCGCTCGGCGGCGTGCGCGGGCGTGTGAATCGGGGCTTTAGGGACAGCTCGGGTGCGCCGGCGGGTGCGGGATCAAGTGGATACGACAGCAGCGACAATGAGACGACGCGCAGTCGAGTGCCGCCGAATCTGCGAAAGTATCGCAGTGAGTCGGATTTCCGTGCCATCACCGGCATGGGCATGGCCATGGCCCATTCCCGGCCAGAGTCGCGGGCGCAGGGGGGCGTGCCGTCGGCGGCGCTGCGACAGGCGAACAGTCGGGCGAGCATCGCCGTGGGACAGCACCATCATCAtctccagcaacagcagcagcagcagcaacaacaacaatacatgACCAATGGAAAGCATTATGGACATCGATCGCATAGCGAGGCGGATCTGCTGGGAGCTGGCATGGTGGGAGATGGAGGATTGGGCTATGACTATGGGGAATCTCGCATATATGGCAGCACGCGACATGTCCAGCAATCTTATGGACGCAAGCAATCGAGCATGGGATTGATCTATCCGAATATTCAAGTCCACTGCCTGGACGTGAGTCCATCCTTGCATGGCGTTTCCCTGCAGGCGAAGGCGGGAGATCTGTTCGCCATCATGGCAACGTCACAGCGCGAGGGCAGCGCCCTGGCTGAGTGTCTGGCGGGTCTGCGGGAGCGACTGGGCGGCGAGATACTCATCAATGGTCAGCAGGTGAATCGTCGTGGTTTGCGGGAGCTGTGCAGCTATGTGCCTGCGTTGGAGGTATCCTCTCTGGATCCCAGGATGAGCGTGCAGTGCACCTTGAATTTCCATGCCGCATTGCGTGGTCCCTTGGATCGCAGTGATCTTAAGGAGCGCATGGATGTCTTAATCGAGGATCTGGGCTTGAATACGGTGCGTGCTTCGAATGTCTCCACACTGACGCACTCGGAGAAACAACGTCTGAGCGTCGCGTGCCAATTGTTGGCGCAGTCATCGCTCCTCATCCTGGATCAGGTCACCAGCAATATGGACATCTTCGATACGTTCTTTCTGGTCGAGTATCTGAGACAATGGTGCAGTGGTGGACGCATTGTCATCATGACTCTGCAGCCGCCCACCTTTGAGATACTCTCCATGTGCTCCGGCGTACTGTTGCTCTCCGGCGGACGCACCGTCTTCTCCGGCAGTCGGGCCGATCTGCCACGCCACATGGGCGATCTGGGTTATCCTTGTCCGCCATTCAAGAACCCAGCAGACTATTATC TTGATCTGGTCACCTTGGACGATCTGTCGGCAGCTGCAATGCTGGAGTCTTCTGCTCGCATTGAATCTCTGGCCAATGCCTGGGATCAATTCAATTCGGAGCCGCCGCTCGCTGCGCCGCCCGCCTCGTTGCCCAACTTTACCCTGAAAGCGGGTTTCTTTGGCCAGGCCAAGGCGCTGATCAAACGCTTTGCCGGTTACAAGCAACCAGGATCATTGCTTACCTGGATCAGCAAATTAATTGCCGCTGCTGTGCTGTCCTTGTGTATTGGCTGCATCTTCTGGGATGTGCCTGCTTCGGATCCACAGCTCTCTTACAACGATCGCTTTGGCTATCATCATTGCGTCATGGTGTTGGCCTATTGGCCTCTGGTCATGCTGACCATTCGGGATACCCAGGAGGATCGCCGTCATGCCGAGCGAGACATACGACTTGGTCTCTACTCGCGCAGTCTGTACATTATTGTGCAG AGCTTATTGGGCCTCTTTCCGAGCCTGTGCATCTGGCTGGCGTATCTGCTGCCGGCTCACAGCATGGCGGGTCTTTACACCTACTCGAATAGCAGCGACACGGGCATTTACTTGTACATGG GTCACATGCTGCTCTATCTGACTGTTATCCAAACCTTGGCCCTGTTCTGCGCCCATCTCCTGCCCTGCAAGGCATCGGCCAGCCTTGTGAATGGTCTGATCAGCCTGGCATTGGCCACAGTCGGCGGTTATCTGGTGCATCCACGTCATCTGTCCAAGTTCTGGTCTTGGCTGCAGTTGGTCTCCCCACAACGTTGGTTGCTGCCCGTTCTGGTGCAGGATGAATACAGTGCCGAAACCTTGGCCAATTCAGCGGGTTTGCAGCTGTGTCGCAATAAACAG GTGCAACATCAGGAGATCATTGTGCAACAGCCGTGTCCGCCACCAAATGGCTCCCAAGTGCTGTCCGACTTCCAATTGCTGCCGACACAACATGTGCTCGATCCGTCGGCCAGTTATGATCAGACCACATCTGTGGCCTTGGTCCTGGCCTCCGTGGTGCTCTTCTGTCTGACCTTCATCATCTTTGTGTGCAATTGCCGCGGCGCATGTCGCAAGCGACGCAGCCGACGCTATTAG
- the LOC117790451 gene encoding ATP-binding cassette sub-family G member 5, whose product MKMIGSDYVLEAHNIFHTTEVDGGGCFNGAGNSALVLKGVNLTVHSGEVMAILGSKGSGKRALLDVIARRADGATRGQVLLNGSPLSKALFQQRCGYVSQSCTFVPGLTVAQTLHYTPTILGGYLKSSKVRQVLADLALSQVAHKRVEYLNISEARRLAIGIQLVRDPVMLLLDEPTQGLDPLSAYLLISILSNTAKKTGCGILLSLEKPRSDVFPFLDRALFLCLGGVVYSGGTRAMLEYFHAIGFPCPQLENPLMYYLCLSTVDRRSRDRFLESSQQIEALVERFSRETPISDAPLNNMGSGKVPLAYGKPGELKVWFMLYLKLLASTFSCGVVGMKTLFLRLLLLPIAMSIMWAFYTNVGGDPSGLFTRNGMILNILGLSYGCGILSTISLFPIWRKKFSQDTPEGLYSGTTLLIAYNSVSIPFSAVSAALASCVIYPLLLDTKFIKGTIFAYLFVALWSSFVLAEQLSIAFLLVVKVPFNAAIAVTYVLVISIALASGTVRSYKGLQPWLQDNTRGTHTRYASSLLHSIAFQSHKLNCTATASVICPKPEDFMHERLGLSDPDETIDVAASCAFAVGLAAFNMLLYLFPMPRCVRQKFKD is encoded by the exons ATGAAAATGATTGGCAGCGATTACGTACTGGAAGCTCACAACATATTCCACACCACCGAG GTGGACGGTGGTGGCTGCTTCAATGGAGCCGGCAATTCAGCGCTGGTTCTGAAAGGCGTCAATCTCACTGTGCACAGCGGCGAAGTGATGGCTATTTTGGGTTCCAAAG gTAGCGGCAAACGCGCTTTGTTGGATGTGATTGCTCGGCGAGCTGATGGCGCCACACGTGGTCAGGTGCTGCTCAATGGTTCGCCTTTGAGCAAGGCTCTCTTTCAGCAGCGTTGTGGCTATGTGTCGCAATCCTGCACCTTTGTGCCTGGTTTGACTGTGGCTCAAACACTGCACTACACGCCCACCATT CTGGGTGGTTACTTAAAGAGCTCCAAGGTGCGTCAGGTGCTGGCGGATTTGGCGCTCTCCCAAGTGGCCCACAAGCGTGTGGAGTACTTAAACATCAGTGAGGCGCGACGCTTGGCAATTGGCATACAACTGGTCAGAGATCCGG TCATGTTGCTGCTGGATGAGCCTACTCAAGGCTTGGATCCCTTGAGCGCTTATTTGCTCATATCCATACTTTCAAATACGGCTAAGAAGACGGGCTGTGGCATTCTCCTGTCGCTGGAGAAACCGCGCTCGGATGTCTTTCCATTTCTAGATCGAGCTCTGTTTCTTTGCCTGGGTGGTGTTGTTTATTCAGGTGGCACTCGCGCCATGTTGGAGTATTTCCATGCCATTGGCTTTCCCTGTCCACAGCTGGAGAACCCTTTGATGTATTATTTATGTCTATCCACTGTGGATCGTCGCAGTCGCGATCGTTTCCTGGAATCGAGTCAACAGATTGAGGCACTCGTAGAACGTTTTTCCAGGGAGACACCAATTTCGGATGCTCCACTGAACAATATGGGATCCGGCAAGGTTCCTCTGGCCTATGGCAAGCCAGGAGAGCTTAAAGTCTGGTTCATGCTCTATTT aaaactcCTGGCTTCCACTTTTTCCTGTGGGGTTGTGGGCATGAAGACGCTCTTCCTTCGCTTATTGCTGCTTCCCATCGCCATGAGCATTATGTGGGCCTTCTACACAAATGTGGGC GGTGATCCCAGCGGTTTGTTTACCAGAAATGGCATGATCTTGAACATTTTGGGACTGTCTTATGGCTGCGGCATTTTAAGCACAATATCACTAT TTCCCATTTGGCGTAAGAAGTTCTCACAGGATACACCGGAGGGTCTCTATTCAGGCACCACACTCCTCATTGCCTACAACTCCGTATCTATTCCCTTCTCGGCGGTGTCTGCAGCCCTGGCCAGCTGTGTCATCTATCC TTTACTCTTGGATACCAAGTTTATTAAAGGcacaatttttgcttacctCTTCGTGGCGCTTTGGTCGAGTTTTGTGCTAGCGGAGCAGCTGTCCATCGCCTTCCTCCTGGTGGTTAAGGTGCCCTTCAATGCCGCCATTGCCGTGACCTATGTGCTCGTCATTAGCATCGCCTTGGCCAGCGGCACAGTGCG TTCCTACAAGGGTTTGCAGCCCTGGTTGCAGGACAATACAAGAGGGACACACACACGTTACGCCTCCTCTTTGTTGCACAGCATTGCGTTCCAATCACACAAATTAAACTGCACGGCGACCGCCTCCGTCATTTGCCCCAAGCCAGAGGACTTTATGCACGAGCGCCTAGGATTGTCTGATCCAGAT GAAACTATCGATGTAGCTGCGTCTTGTGCCTTTGCTGTGGGCTTGGCGGCATTTAATATGCTGCTCTATTTGTTCCCCATGCCGCGTTGCGTGCGTCAGAAATTTAAAGACTGA